One part of the Mauremys mutica isolate MM-2020 ecotype Southern chromosome 21, ASM2049712v1, whole genome shotgun sequence genome encodes these proteins:
- the PHC2 gene encoding polyhomeotic-like protein 2 isoform X10, translating to MTSGNGNSASTVAGAAPQNGENKPPQAIVKPQVLTHVIEGFVIQEGAEPFPVGRSSLLVGNLKKKYAQGLLAEKLPQQDNTTTTDSEMEEPYLQESKEEGNPPKLKCELCGRVDFAYKFKRSKRFCSMACAKRYNVGCTKRVGLFHPDRSKLQKPGAATHGRRRTCKGALPVLSKDTKKQTPVSLSTGSVPLSVTASLQLNRSQEDSSRCSDNSSYEEPLSPLSASSSTSRRRQGERDLELPDMHMRDLVGIGHHFLPSEPTKWNVEDVYEFIRSLPGCQEIAEEFRAQEIDGQALLLLKEDHLMSAMNIKLGPALKIYARISMLKDS from the exons ATGACATCAGGGAACGGAAACTCTGCCTCTACTGTCGCTGGCGCTGCCCCCCAGAATGGTGAGAATAAACCACCACAGGCCATTGTGAAACCCCAAGTCCTGACGCATGTTATCGAAGGGTTTGTGAtccaggagggggcagagccgtTCCCG GTGGGGCGCTCTTCACTGCTCGTGGGGAATCTCAAGAAGAAGTATGCCCAGGGCCTCTTGGCCGAGAAACTCCCACAGCAGGACAATACAACCACCACTGACTCTGAAATGGAGGAGCCCTATCTGCAAG AATCCAAAGAGGAGGGGAACCCCCCGAAGCTGAAGTGTGAGCTCTGTGGCCGCGTTGACTTCGCCTACAAGTTCAAGAGGTCCAAACGCTTCTGTTCCATGGCCTGTGCCAAGAG GTACAATGTGGGGTGCACGAAGCGGGTGGGGCTCTTCCACCCTGACCGCAGCAAGCTCCAGAAACCGGGGGCGGCCACGCACGGGCGCCGCCGCACCTGCAAGGGAGCCTTACCCGTCCTCAGCAAGGACACCAAGAAACAG ACGCCGGTGTCCCTTTCCACGGGCTCGGTGCCACTCTCCGTCACAGCCTCGCTCCAGCTCAACCGCAGCCAGGAGGATTCCAGCCGCTGCTCCGATAACTCGAGCTATGAGGAGCCGCTGTCTCCCCTCTCGGCCAGCTCGTCCACCTCACGCCGGCGGCAGGGTGAGCGTGACCTGGAGCTGCCCGACATGCACATGCGGGACCTGGTGGGCATTGGGCACCACTTCCTGCCCAGCGAGCCCACCAAGTGGAATGTGGAGGATGTCTATGAATTCATCCGCTCCTTGCCAG GGTGCCAGGAGATCGCGGAGGAGTTCCGTGCCCAGGAGATCGATGggcaggccctgctgctgctgaaggAGGATCACCTCATGAGTGCCATGAACATCAAGCTGGGCCCAGCGCTGAAGATCTATGCCCGCATCAGCATGCTCAAGGACTCCTAG